Proteins found in one Hyla sarda isolate aHylSar1 chromosome 7, aHylSar1.hap1, whole genome shotgun sequence genomic segment:
- the LOC130282696 gene encoding uncharacterized protein LOC130282696 — MSSHLVNSVPTLKNGNKYHVFISYSSGDSVWVSGLISKLENTFPSLKICFHERDFVPGKTIIDNMVECIQRSQKTVMVLSPDFVRSRWCQFEAKLFIFQDCMLHKAIVPIMLRPCPVPLQLSHLTYLEADDKQFFDKLCHVLLCNNEDIEHSNKLVHYQPSLLYNGKHILTLPAVNEECEFWQNGIFSYTSVPDQLKVVLDDSEVYKQAIEHINDIPVTRSCLRFTTCKVLLCIFLVICIGLSSIFSAVTGAVTKDVPICLPIAMVGILLLTVFINILCWNSRKNKLIMQTMVLKTCETNLIFSEYCVLAGCSSRTQLVFVYVSLCHCKETIQNAFGHDSQIATEMWKKSIIYYSSDYACCLAKKHFPFASAPPPGHIEDGICFCQYISILLDKGCSVKYV; from the coding sequence ATGAGCAGTCATTTGGTCAATTCTGTCCCTACACTTAAAAACGGTAACAAGTACCATGTCTTTATCAGCTATAGTAGTGGAGACTCCGTTTGGGTGTCTGGTCTTATCAGTAAACTGGAGAATACTTTTCCTAGTCTCAAAATCTGTTTCCATGAAAGGGACTTTGTCCCAGGAAAAACAATAATAGATAATATGGTCGAGTGTATCCAGCGCAGTCAAAAGACTGTGATGGTTTTAAGTCCTGATTTTGTACGCAGTCGCTGGTGTCAGTTTGAGGCCAAGTTGTTTATATTTCAGGATTGCATGTTACACAAAGCAATTGTCCCTATAATGCTGAGGCCTTGCCCAGTACCTCTTCAACTCAGTCATTTAACTTATCTTGAAGCTGATGACAAACAGTTCTTTGATAAACTGTGCCATGTCCTCTTGTGCAATAATGAAGACATTGAACATTCCAACAAATTAGTCCATTACCAGCCATCATTGTTGTACAATGGAAAGCACATTCTTACTCTGCCTGCTGTCAATGAGGAGTGTGAATTTTGGCAAAATGGAATATTTTCCTATACTTCTGTCCCAGATCAACTCAAAGTGGTATTGGATGACTCTGAAGTTTATAAGCAAGCCATTGAGCACATCAATGATATTCCTGTTACTCGATCTTGTTTACGATTTACAACCTGCAAAgtgttgctgtgtattttccttgtTATTTGTATTGGGTTGTCATCAATTTTTTCTGCTGTTACGGGTGCTGTTACTAAAGATGTTCCGATATGTCTGCCCATAGCAATGGTAGGAATTTTGCTGCTGACAGTATTCATTAATATTTTATGCTGGAATTCAAGGAAGAACAAACTAATTATGCAAACAATGGTTCTAAAAACATGTGAAACAAACCTCATATTTAGCGAATATTGTGTTTTGGCTGGTTGCTCTTCTAGAACTCAACTGGTTTTTGTGTATGTATCTTTGTGCCATTGCAAGGAGACTATTCAGAATGCATTTGGTCATGACAGTCAGATAGCTACAGAAATGTGGAAGAAGTCCATTATCTATTATTCATCTGATTATGCTTGTTGTTTAGCAAAAAAACACTTCCCCTTCGCATCTGCTCCTCCACCTGGACACATTGAAGATGGGATCTGCTTCTGTCAATACATATCTATATTACTAgataagggatgcagtgtaaaaTATGTTTAA